Genomic DNA from Corynebacterium kroppenstedtii:
GACGAGGCACGCGTCATGCACAAGCTGCGTCGAATCTTGTCAGCCCTGGATCCGCAGCAAGCTATTGACTTGCTTATCAAGCAGCTGCGCAAGACTAAGAACAATGGCGAGTTCCTCATGCAAATAGCGTCGTCGGCGCCGATGAGTGTTCCCGGCGATGATGATGAGTAATACGTCCCCCTCATGCGCGACCCCAAACTGTGATCCCAATCCGTGATGGTAAGCGATGAAGTTTCCTTAGCCTCTGCGGAGGCACGGGAGGTAGCGTCACCATACTGATATCCCCGGCGAATGAGTACGTCGCTACCAATGAACACAGTGTGGGCGGTGGTTCGGTTGAGCCGCCGCCGTCGCGCTATATTCGTGTAGTTACCGGTATTTGTAGTGAGCAGTTAAAGGAGCACTCTGGGTCATGACGACGCATGTTTCGGCGGTCGACGACATTGTTTCGGAATATCAAGGGCTCGAAGCTCAATTAGCTGATCCTGATTTACATAACGACGCTGCTCGCGCGCGGAAGGTGGGGAAGCGGTTCTCTGAACTCCAGCCCATCATTCAGACGAATGACCGGTTAAACGCTGTGACCGAGGATCTCGAAGCTGCGGAAGAAATGGCCCACGAAGACCAGGAGTTCGCAGCGGAAGCCGAGCGTCTCCGGGCGGAAAAAGAGGAGCTATCGGATAAGCTAGCTGACCTTTTGGCTCCGCGGGATCCCCATGATGGCGATGACATCGTGATGGAAGTGAAGTCCGGTGCGGGCGGGGAAGAAGCAGCCCTCTTTGCCGGTGAATTAGTGCGAATGTACCAGCGCTACGCGGACAAACACGGCTTCGCGATCGACGTTCTGGACGACGCTCCAACGGATCTTGGGGGAATTAAAGACATCACCATGTCTATTAGGTCCAAGAAGCCGTCTCGGGACGGTGCGTGGAGCGTCTTTAAGTTTGAGGGCGGCGTCCACCGTGTTCAGCGAGTTCCCGTCACGGAGTCCCAGGGGCGGATCCAGACGTCTGCCGCCGGTGTCCTCGTCTACCCGGAACCTGATGAAATCGAGGATGTCGAGATTGATGACAAAGACATCCGAGTTGATGTGTATCGCTCATCGGGCAAAGGTGGCCAGGGCGTGAACACAACTGACTCCGCTGTCCGCATCACACACTTGCCGACGGGCCTGATTGTGACGTGTCAGAAGGAACGTAGTCAGATCCAAAACAGGGCGCGTGCGATGCAGGTTTTAGCCGCCCGGTTGCAGCAAATGAAGGAAGAAGAGGCGGAGGCTGCAGCATCGGCTGATCGTGCGGCACAGGTACGGACCATGGATCGCTCGGAACGCATCCGTACATACAATTTCCCCGAAAATCGCATCTCCGACCACAGAATTAATTACAAGGCACATAATCTTGACCAGGTCCTCGACGGCGATCTGGATGACCTCTTCTCTGCGCTGCAGTCCGCGGAGCGCGCCGAGCGGCTCGAGGCAGAATGACATATCCCCGTACATCTGTTCGGCAGATGATCAATAATGCCGGCGGACGGCTGCGCGCTGCTGGAGTGGACTCTCCACGGGTTGATGCTGAGCTTCTTATGGCGCACGCGTTAACCGTTAAGGGTGCGTCGGGTGCAGAGCCCGTCACGCGGTCGTCGCTATTCTTCCGACGCCAAGACCACGTCGATCCTGACACGGCTGAGTTTTTTGAAGCATGTATTAGCCGCCGTGAGCAGCGAGAACCCCTGCAGCACATCATGGGAACGGTGCGTTTCGCTGGGATCGACCTCCTGGTTGGGCCAGGCGCGTTTATCCCTCGCCCGGAAACCGAATTGATTGTTGAATGGGCGGGGAAACAAATCCGCCGCGCGTTGGATAAAAGGGCCGAAAAATCCGGGCCGCAGAAATCTCTGCCCACGGACTACACCATCGTCGATCTGTGCACTGGGCCCGGAACCTTAGCATTGGGCGTTGCGCACGCGGCGGGTAACGCGTTGTTGGCTCTTCACCGTGATTTTAGAGAACAGAGGGCAGTAAATCCGCACGTGGGAGGCGTCGGTAAGCTTCCACGAATCCACATTGTCGGCGTTGACACGAGCGACGTTGCACTGGATTACGCTCGTCGCAACGTCGAGGCCTTTATACAGAATTGGCGGGCCGAAGCGCTGGATGCCGGCCTGTCAGAAGCTGACGCCGATCAGCTCTCGGTGAGCCTTTGTGCTGGGGATGCCACAGATCCCACTATCGTGAAAGCCATTCGGGACATGTGTGGTCGTGACACGCGTGTTCGGGACGAGCGTGACGGCGACAATCCTGAAACGACTCACGGACCGACGCCCGAGCTGAAGGTGGATATGGTTGTGTCGAATCCACCTTATGTGCCTGAGAACACGGCGATTTCGCCAGAAGTCGCGGCCGATCCTCATGACGCCGTTTTTGCGGGGGCCGACGGAATGAGCGTGATCGTACCGATGATGGCTGTGGTTGAGGACTTATCTAGCCGTGGCACTGTTGTGGCCGTGGAACATGACGAGCTCAATGGTTCCGTGACCTCACAGTGCTTGAATGACCACGGTTTCACCGATGTGGAAATACATAAGGACCTAGCGGGACGCGATAGGTTTGTGACTGGGATTCGGGCCTCACACACGAAGAAAGCGTAATAACACTCATGAGCACAATTTACGATTGCACTGACCACGACGAACGAGGTCGTGGTTTGGAGGCTGCCCACAGCGCAGTGAAGGGCGGGCGCCTCGTTGTTATGCCCACCGACACCGTGTATGGCATAGGGTGCGATGCATTTGATAACGACGCTGTTGCTGCGTTGTTACGGGCTAAGCATCGTGGCCCTGACATGCCCGTTCCCGTGTTGGTCGGGTCATGGGACACCGTCGACGGCCTGGTGCAGACAGTCACTCCGCGGATGCGTGAATTAGTACAAGCATTTTGGCCGGGGGGACTGTCAATAGTGGTCACACAGGCTCCGTCGTTACCGTGGGACCTGGGTGATACAAACGGATCAGTGATGCTTCGGATGCCGTTGCAGCCGGTGGCGATCGAGTTGTTGAGAGCCACAGGCCCCATGGCGGTGAGCTCCGCCAACATTTCGGGGCAGCCCCCGGCGACGTCGGCCATTGCGGCGAAGCAGATGCTGGGAAGCGAAGTATCCGTCTATTTGGATGACGGAGAGGCGACAATTGGTGAGCCTTCAACCATCATTGACCTCACATCGCCCACCCCTCATCTTTTGCGTGAAGGAGCGATTTCTGCAGAACGTATTTCTGACGTTATTGGAACGAGTCCTGCTACCCTCCGTCAGGGATAGCCCGAGGGGAAAGAACGGCTTCACGTGCGCGGATAGTCCAGGGAATGCGGGGTAGAGAAACATCATGATCGTTTGTGCACAATCAGCGGTCGGGGGAACCGGTGTGCCGATTCGGGAACTCATCCTTGTTCTCTGTACAGGCTGCATAGTGACGTTCCTGACAACTGGATGCATTCGATCCGTCATGGTGCGGACTGGGAGAGTAGCTATCCCACGTGCTCGCGATGTCCATAAACAACCGCGACCGCGGTTGGGTGGGGTCGCGATGTTCACCGGTGTCATTGCAGCGTTACTGGTGGCCAACCAATTACCGGCGTTGAATCGTGGATTTCCTCCCATGACTCCGGACCTTCGGGCTGTCTTATGGGCAGCGCTCATCATCGTCGTTGTCGGCATCATCGATGACTTGTACGACATTCCGGCTCTCGTGAAACTGGTCGGGCAAATCGCGGGCGCGACAGTCATGAGTCTGCTGGGCCTGAGCTGGTACCTCCTCTATGTGCCCTGGCATGGGGGCACCACCGTCATTCTGGATCAAGTCCAGTCCACAGTCCTGACTGTTGTCTTTACTGTCACCTTGATCAACGCGATTAACTTTGTCGACGGCCTTGATGGCTTAGCGGCTGGTGTCGGAGGAATCGCGGGGATTTCGCTCTTCGCCTTTTCACTCACCATTCTTCATGACCAAGGGGGAGCAGTGAGCGCTTACCCTCCGGCCATTATTTCCGCCGTCTTGATCGGAGCGTGCGCGGGCTTTTTGCCCCACAATTTTGAGCCTAGCCGGATTTTCATGGGTGACACAGGATCCATGCTGATAGGTCTCCTCCTCGCAGCGGCATCGACCTCGGCGTCTGGCCGCATCACGATGTCGCTTTATGGTGCCGCCGATATTTTCGCGCTGCTCAGCCCGATCATCGTGGTGGCAGCGAGTGTCTTCATCCCAATGCTTGACCTCATCATGGCCGTTATCCGTCGTGTCGGTCACGGGAAAAGCCCGTTCGCCCCTGATAAAAAGCACCTGCACCACAGGCTGCTTCAACTGGGGCATACGCACCGGCGAGTTGTTCTCGTGCTCTATACGTGGGTAAGCGTTGTCGCATTTAGCGCGGTGGCCGCAACAATTTTGCCGACGGATATTACCCTCATTGCGGTGGGGCTAGCGATCATCATTGCCGTCGGAATAACGTCTGTACCGCGCTCGCGTGATCGTCGGCACCCAGGTCGCTACAATCAGCCAGCGTGACTGATTCCCACTCTTCTGGCGAACCAAATAGCGCCTCTTCTGCGTCCGCGGGGACGTCCTCTGAGCTCTCCCGTGGTGAGACTTCGCCCGCTGCTCCCGACACCCGTGCTGACATCGGGGCTGACATGAGCGCCGATTCGTCGAAGCCGACGTCTCCATATTCCACTTTCGGATCGGGGAATTCTGGCGCGAATAAACCGGAACACTCTGGCGGGGGCAAGACCTCTGAAACCTCGAATGTGTCGGGTAGCTCGTCTACCGACGGTGGTTCTTCTATCGATGATGTGATCGCGAAGAGGAACCGGCATGCGTCGGATCCACGGTGGCCGCTACTGAAAGCTGCGCGGCTCGGTGGTATCGCAATCGCTTGTCTAGCTGTGGTTTCTCTGTTGGCCTGGGGTGGGCAATCAGGTATGCGAGGTGTCTGGGGGGCGCTCATCGGTTCGGTCATCGGGGGTGCCTTCGTGTTGCTCACTATCGTGAGTGTGCTCATCACCTCCCGGACCAATCCCCAAACGACGATGGCTGTGGTGATGGGAACGTGGCTGCTCAAAGTTGTCGTTGTCTTACTCGTTCTCGTCGTCCTGAAGAACATGTATTTCTTTGACCACCTGGCGTTGGCGGTCACGGTCATCGCTGCGTTAATCGTTGGATTGGTCTCAGAAACATGGGGTGTGTTAACCGCGCGTGTGACGTATATCGCTGACCGAGAATGGGCAGAAGAACGGGACCACCAGCAATAGCCTGCATGGGGGTAAATCAGGTGTAGTTTTAGGGGGGTCGGATTGAGAGATCGCTTGGGAAAAACCCGAATTAAGCTGCTATCGTCAACTGCGGGTTATAAGGAAAAGTCGCTATGCGTAGCCACCCCCGAATAACCCCCGGGCCCCCGCGATGATGTGCGACGGAATCCGCGGTGGGCTATGCACATAGACCTCCATCGCACCGCTTTCTGTTAGGCAGAAAGCGGCCCGAACACGGGAGAGAACGCTGAGCGTTACAACCTTGTCCATGAAGGGGCATTTCCACGCCCCAGATCTGGACCACGACTTTTTCCCGGGGTTCGTTTGTGGGACCGGCAGTGACGGTGAGTCACGCTGTCCCGACGGTGCGTCGCCTGGTGATCACATCAACCTCTGGTTCGGTAATTTTGCCGACGGTTGGTTCGCCATCGACCGCATCATGTTCGTCCGACTCCTCGTGATGGTGCTCATGGGGCTGTTCTTCTTCTTCGCTATGCGGAAGCCGAAGTTAGTTCCGCGTGGCGTGCAGAACGTCGCTGAGTACTTATTGGATTTCGTCCGTATCCACATCAGTGAGGAGATTCTTGGTCGAAAAGAAGGACGTCGCTTCCTTCCGATTATTTCCACGATCTTCTTCCTTGTACTGTTCATGAACGCACCATCGGTGATTCCGTTCTTGAACGTTTCCCCCAATGCTCGTATCGGTATGCCACTGCTTTTGGCCGTGGTTGCCTACGTCTGCATGATCTACGCAGGTGCCAAGCGGTACGGGTTCGGTAAGTACATGAAGAGCTCTCTGGTAATTCCGGGGTTGCCTTTCCTTCTCTATTTCTTGGTCGTACCGATTGAGTTCTTCTCGACCTTCATTTTGAGGCCTGTCACGCTGACCATTCGTCTTATGGCCAACATGTTGTCAGGTCACATCGTGCTGGTGCTCTTGTACTCGGCAACCAACTTCTTCTTCTGGCAGATGAACGGCTGGCTCGTTGCTTCCGGCTTTACCATCGCGGCAGCCTTTGCCTTCTCGCTGTTTGAGATTTTGGTGATTTTCCTGCAGGCGTACATTTTCGCCCTGCTGACTGCGGTGTACATTGAGCTTTCCCTGCATGCGGACGAACACTAACTGAACACCCACTTGAAGTTTTTCACGAATACGTCGTTGGAAAACCAACGGCATTTTGAAAGGGAACGGAACACCCCATGAACGAGATCCTTCTCGCTGCAGACTCCAATAGTTATGACGGCTTCGGTGCTATCGGCTACGGCCTTGCTGCTATCGGCCCTGGTATCGGTATCGGTATTGTCGCCGGAAAGACGGTGGAAGGGATGGCACGTCAGCCGGAGATGGCTGGTCAGTTGCGTACCACAATGTTCCTGGGCATTGCCTTCACTGAGGCCCTTGCCCTTATCGGCTTGGTCGCCGGCTTCCTGTTCTAATCAGGTTGTTTTCACTACATCCTGATATTCGAAATAGCGAAAGCTGGAGACTATGACGAACTCACTTATTTTGGCTGAGGACACGCTGCCTCTCGACAAGGGCAACTTGCCGCTTCTCCCTTTGCCATACGACCTCGTCTGGTCCATCGTCTGCTTCGTACTGATCCTATGGCTTTTCTGGAAGTTTGTTCTTCCGAAGTTCCAAGAGGTTCTTTCTGAGCGTGAAGATCGCATTGAAGGCGGTATTCAACGTGCGGAGGCCGCGCAATCCGAGGCAAAGGCTGCGCTGCAAAAATACAATGACCAGCTCGCTGAGGCTCGTGCAGAGGCCGCTCGTATTCGCGATGAAGCTCGTGCTGACGGGCAAAAGATCGTTGCGGATATGAAGACCGAAGCAACGGAGGAAAGCAACCGCATTATCGCTCAAGGCGAAAAGCAACTTGCTGCTCAGCGTGATGCCGTCGTCGCTGACCTGCGTAAGGACATGGGTCAGAATTCGGTCAATCTGGCGGAGAAGCTCCTCGGCTCTCATCTATCCGACGATGCCAAGCGCGCGGAGACAGTGGATTCTTTCCTGTCTTCCTTGGATGACATTCCGGCAGGGAAGTGATCAGTATGCACGCAGCGAGCCGAGAATCGATGACCGAGTTGGCGACTACCCTCGACAACACCGTTGCTCAGTCCAATGCCGCCGTTGACGGCGCACAGATCGGACCCGAGCTCTTCGATGTCGTTGAGGTTTTAGACTCCAACCGTGACTTGCGTGTGGCGCTTATTGATCCCGCAGCGTCCTCCGAGAAACGTGCAGACCTTGCCGATCGCGTTTTCGGTGAGAAGCTCAATCAGGCTTCGCGCAGCGTGTTGCGTTCTGCAGTAGATAAAGACTGGTCGAATACACGCGATTTCCGTAATGGACTTGTTCAACTTGGTCGCCGGGCCCTGTTCCGCGCCGCCGAGGCAGACGACAAGCTCACGACCGTCGAATCTGAGTTATTCCAGTTGGCGAGGGTCCTTGAAGACGCCCCTCAGCTGGAGATGCTTTTGGCAGACCGACAAGCTAGTGCGGACCGACGTCGCCAATTGTTGGCCTCAGTCTTGTACGGCAAAGTTACTTCAATTACAGAAACTCTTGCCTTGCAGGCGATTTCTCGTGCTAAACAACGTCCTGTCGAAGCATGCGAAACGCTATCACGGGAGGCAGCGCAGCTGCGTGGGTATGAAGTTGCTCATGTTGTGACTGCCGGCGAATTGAGCGATACCCAACGATCCACCCTGGCTGACAAGCTCGGTCGAATTTATGGTCACAAGATGTCCATCCATGGAGAGGTCGATCCCAGCATCCTCGGTGGAATGGTCATCCGGGTCGGAGATGAGCGTATCGATGGCAGCACATCGGGCAAACTCGACAAATTGCGGCGAGCTTTTGCCTGACGCCCACGGCGGACGGAATGCCGGTCGTGACCGCGACCAGAAATACGACGTAATAAACAATTAATGCTGGAAGAGACTACCGAGAGCAGGAAGAACATGGCGGAGCTGACGATCTCCTCCGACGAGATCCGTAGCGCGATTGCGAACTACACCTCGAGCTACTCCGCGGAGGCCTCCCGTGAGGAGGTCGGCGTGGTCATTAGTGCGGCTGACGGTATCGCCCAGGTTTCGGGTATGCCATCAGTCATGGCTAATGAGTTGCTCGAGTTCCCAGGTGGCGTCATCGGCGTCGCCCAAAACCTTGACACCGACAAAGTTGGTGTCGTGGTCTTGGGAAGCTACGAGACCTTGCGGGAAGGCGACGAAGTAAAAAGGACTGGAGAAGTCCTATCCATTCCGGTCGGGGATAAATTCCTCGGCCGTGTTATCAACCCCCTAGGCCAGCCAATCGACGGCCTAGGATCCATCGAGGCAGAAGAAGATCGCGTCCTGGAGCTGCAGGCGCCCTCAGTGTTGATGCGTCAACCAGTCGAAGAACCACTCCAAACTGGTATTAAAGCTATCGACGCAATGACCCCAATCGGGCGTGGTCAGCGACAGCTCATCATTGGTGACCGCAAAACCGGTAAGACGGCTGTTTGCCTCGATACCATCATTAACCAGAAAGCCAACTGGGAATCTGGGGACCCGAAAAAGCAGGTTCGCTGCATTTATGTCGCCATCGGTCAGAAGGGCTCCACAATCGCTGGTGTCCGTAAGACCCTAGAAGACAACGGCGCTCTGGATTACACCACCATTGTCGCTGCTCCCGCATCAGATTCAGCTGGTTTTAAGTGGCTCGCACCTTTTGCTGGTGCCGCACTGGGACAGCACTGGATGTACAAGGGCAAGCACGTGCTGGTCATCTACGATGACTTAACCAAGCAGGCCGAGGCCTACCGTGCGATCTCCTTGCTGCTGCGCCGTCCGCCGGGACGTGAAGCGTACCCAGGTGACGTTTTCTACCTCCACTCCCGCTTGTTGGAGCGTGCAGCTAAGCTCTCTGATGACTTGGGCGGTGGCTCTATGACGGCCCTGCCGATCATCGAGACCAAAGCGAACGACGTGTCCGCCTTCATTCCGACCAACGTCATTTCTATTACCGACGGTCAGGTCTTCTTGGAGTCAGACCTCTTTAACCAGGGTGTTCGCCCCGCTATTAACGTCGGTGTGTCGGTATCCCGTGTCGGTGGTGCCGCTCAGACGAAGGGTATGAAGAAAGTTTCGGGCTCGCTGCGTATTGACCTCGCTGCGTACCGCGACTTGGAAGCATTCGCGGCCTTCGCCTCGGACCTCGACGATTCCTCCAAGGCACAGCTGGAGCGCGGATCCCGCCTGGTCGAGCTGTTGAAGCAGCCAGAGAATCACCCGCAAGCTGTGGAAGACCAAATGGTGTCGATCTACCTTGCTGGCAACGGCGACTTTGACTCCGTTCCCGTCGAAGATATTCGTCGGTTCGAATCTGAGCTCCTCGAGCACCTCCATTCGAAGCATGCCGGTGTCTTCGAGCAGGTTGAGGGTGGATCCCCACTTAATGACGAATCCAAGTCAGAGCTTTCCTCGGCTGTTGATGAGTTCAAACAGAACTTCCAAGCTTCCGACG
This window encodes:
- the atpA gene encoding F0F1 ATP synthase subunit alpha; translation: MLEETTESRKNMAELTISSDEIRSAIANYTSSYSAEASREEVGVVISAADGIAQVSGMPSVMANELLEFPGGVIGVAQNLDTDKVGVVVLGSYETLREGDEVKRTGEVLSIPVGDKFLGRVINPLGQPIDGLGSIEAEEDRVLELQAPSVLMRQPVEEPLQTGIKAIDAMTPIGRGQRQLIIGDRKTGKTAVCLDTIINQKANWESGDPKKQVRCIYVAIGQKGSTIAGVRKTLEDNGALDYTTIVAAPASDSAGFKWLAPFAGAALGQHWMYKGKHVLVIYDDLTKQAEAYRAISLLLRRPPGREAYPGDVFYLHSRLLERAAKLSDDLGGGSMTALPIIETKANDVSAFIPTNVISITDGQVFLESDLFNQGVRPAINVGVSVSRVGGAAQTKGMKKVSGSLRIDLAAYRDLEAFAAFASDLDDSSKAQLERGSRLVELLKQPENHPQAVEDQMVSIYLAGNGDFDSVPVEDIRRFESELLEHLHSKHAGVFEQVEGGSPLNDESKSELSSAVDEFKQNFQASDGKPVINEPDVDPMEQSELGKEQITVSRKSSGK
- a CDS encoding F0F1 ATP synthase subunit delta; translation: MHAASRESMTELATTLDNTVAQSNAAVDGAQIGPELFDVVEVLDSNRDLRVALIDPAASSEKRADLADRVFGEKLNQASRSVLRSAVDKDWSNTRDFRNGLVQLGRRALFRAAEADDKLTTVESELFQLARVLEDAPQLEMLLADRQASADRRRQLLASVLYGKVTSITETLALQAISRAKQRPVEACETLSREAAQLRGYEVAHVVTAGELSDTQRSTLADKLGRIYGHKMSIHGEVDPSILGGMVIRVGDERIDGSTSGKLDKLRRAFA
- a CDS encoding L-threonylcarbamoyladenylate synthase, whose protein sequence is MSTIYDCTDHDERGRGLEAAHSAVKGGRLVVMPTDTVYGIGCDAFDNDAVAALLRAKHRGPDMPVPVLVGSWDTVDGLVQTVTPRMRELVQAFWPGGLSIVVTQAPSLPWDLGDTNGSVMLRMPLQPVAIELLRATGPMAVSSANISGQPPATSAIAAKQMLGSEVSVYLDDGEATIGEPSTIIDLTSPTPHLLREGAISAERISDVIGTSPATLRQG
- a CDS encoding F0F1 ATP synthase subunit B — translated: MTNSLILAEDTLPLDKGNLPLLPLPYDLVWSIVCFVLILWLFWKFVLPKFQEVLSEREDRIEGGIQRAEAAQSEAKAALQKYNDQLAEARAEAARIRDEARADGQKIVADMKTEATEESNRIIAQGEKQLAAQRDAVVADLRKDMGQNSVNLAEKLLGSHLSDDAKRAETVDSFLSSLDDIPAGK
- a CDS encoding N5-glutamine methyltransferase family protein; this translates as MTYPRTSVRQMINNAGGRLRAAGVDSPRVDAELLMAHALTVKGASGAEPVTRSSLFFRRQDHVDPDTAEFFEACISRREQREPLQHIMGTVRFAGIDLLVGPGAFIPRPETELIVEWAGKQIRRALDKRAEKSGPQKSLPTDYTIVDLCTGPGTLALGVAHAAGNALLALHRDFREQRAVNPHVGGVGKLPRIHIVGVDTSDVALDYARRNVEAFIQNWRAEALDAGLSEADADQLSVSLCAGDATDPTIVKAIRDMCGRDTRVRDERDGDNPETTHGPTPELKVDMVVSNPPYVPENTAISPEVAADPHDAVFAGADGMSVIVPMMAVVEDLSSRGTVVAVEHDELNGSVTSQCLNDHGFTDVEIHKDLAGRDRFVTGIRASHTKKA
- a CDS encoding ATP synthase F0 subunit C, whose amino-acid sequence is MNEILLAADSNSYDGFGAIGYGLAAIGPGIGIGIVAGKTVEGMARQPEMAGQLRTTMFLGIAFTEALALIGLVAGFLF
- the prfA gene encoding peptide chain release factor 1; the encoded protein is MTTHVSAVDDIVSEYQGLEAQLADPDLHNDAARARKVGKRFSELQPIIQTNDRLNAVTEDLEAAEEMAHEDQEFAAEAERLRAEKEELSDKLADLLAPRDPHDGDDIVMEVKSGAGGEEAALFAGELVRMYQRYADKHGFAIDVLDDAPTDLGGIKDITMSIRSKKPSRDGAWSVFKFEGGVHRVQRVPVTESQGRIQTSAAGVLVYPEPDEIEDVEIDDKDIRVDVYRSSGKGGQGVNTTDSAVRITHLPTGLIVTCQKERSQIQNRARAMQVLAARLQQMKEEEAEAAASADRAAQVRTMDRSERIRTYNFPENRISDHRINYKAHNLDQVLDGDLDDLFSALQSAERAERLEAE
- a CDS encoding glycosyltransferase family 4 protein — protein: MIVCAQSAVGGTGVPIRELILVLCTGCIVTFLTTGCIRSVMVRTGRVAIPRARDVHKQPRPRLGGVAMFTGVIAALLVANQLPALNRGFPPMTPDLRAVLWAALIIVVVGIIDDLYDIPALVKLVGQIAGATVMSLLGLSWYLLYVPWHGGTTVILDQVQSTVLTVVFTVTLINAINFVDGLDGLAAGVGGIAGISLFAFSLTILHDQGGAVSAYPPAIISAVLIGACAGFLPHNFEPSRIFMGDTGSMLIGLLLAAASTSASGRITMSLYGAADIFALLSPIIVVAASVFIPMLDLIMAVIRRVGHGKSPFAPDKKHLHHRLLQLGHTHRRVVLVLYTWVSVVAFSAVAATILPTDITLIAVGLAIIIAVGITSVPRSRDRRHPGRYNQPA
- the atpB gene encoding F0F1 ATP synthase subunit A, which gives rise to MKGHFHAPDLDHDFFPGFVCGTGSDGESRCPDGASPGDHINLWFGNFADGWFAIDRIMFVRLLVMVLMGLFFFFAMRKPKLVPRGVQNVAEYLLDFVRIHISEEILGRKEGRRFLPIISTIFFLVLFMNAPSVIPFLNVSPNARIGMPLLLAVVAYVCMIYAGAKRYGFGKYMKSSLVIPGLPFLLYFLVVPIEFFSTFILRPVTLTIRLMANMLSGHIVLVLLYSATNFFFWQMNGWLVASGFTIAAAFAFSLFEILVIFLQAYIFALLTAVYIELSLHADEH